Proteins from a genomic interval of uncultured Fusobacterium sp.:
- the kdd gene encoding L-erythro-3,5-diaminohexanoate dehydrogenase, which produces MIKGCKYGTHRVIEPKGVLPQPALKIDNNMEIYSNEILIDVIALNVDSASFTQIEEEAGHDVEKIKAKIKEIVGERGKMQNPVTGSGGMLIGTIEKIGDDLVGKTNLKVGDKIATLVSLSLTPLRIDEIIDVKPEIDRVEIKGKAILFESGIYAVLPEDMPETLALAALDVAGAPAQVAKLVRPCQSVAILGSAGKSGMLCAYEAVKRVGPTGKVIGLVRNEKEAALLRRVSDKVRVVIADATKPIEVLNAILEANDGQEVDVAINCVNVANTEMSTILPVKDLGIVYFFSMATGFTKAALGAEGVGKDVTMIVGNGYTKDHAAITLEELRESAVLREIFNELYV; this is translated from the coding sequence ATGATAAAAGGATGTAAATACGGAACTCACAGAGTAATAGAACCAAAAGGAGTTTTACCTCAACCAGCTTTAAAAATAGATAATAACATGGAAATTTATTCAAATGAAATTTTAATAGATGTAATTGCACTAAACGTTGACTCTGCATCATTCACTCAAATCGAAGAAGAAGCAGGACACGATGTAGAAAAAATCAAAGCTAAAATCAAAGAAATAGTTGGAGAAAGAGGAAAAATGCAAAACCCTGTTACTGGATCAGGTGGAATGCTAATTGGAACTATTGAAAAAATTGGAGACGATTTAGTAGGAAAAACTAACTTAAAAGTTGGAGATAAAATAGCTACTCTAGTTTCTTTATCATTAACTCCATTAAGAATAGATGAAATTATAGATGTTAAACCTGAAATAGATAGAGTTGAAATTAAAGGAAAAGCTATCTTATTTGAAAGTGGAATCTATGCAGTATTACCAGAAGATATGCCAGAAACTCTAGCTCTAGCAGCTCTAGACGTAGCAGGAGCTCCAGCACAAGTTGCTAAATTAGTAAGACCTTGTCAATCAGTAGCAATTTTAGGATCAGCAGGAAAATCAGGAATGCTATGTGCTTATGAAGCAGTTAAGAGAGTAGGACCTACAGGAAAAGTAATTGGACTTGTAAGAAATGAAAAAGAAGCTGCTTTATTAAGAAGAGTAAGCGACAAAGTAAGAGTTGTTATAGCTGACGCAACTAAACCTATCGAAGTATTAAATGCAATACTAGAAGCTAACGATGGACAAGAAGTAGATGTAGCTATCAACTGTGTAAACGTAGCAAATACAGAAATGTCAACAATCCTTCCAGTTAAAGATCTAGGAATTGTATACTTCTTCTCAATGGCTACTGGATTTACAAAAGCTGCTCTAGGAGCTGAAGGAGTAGGAAAAGACGTTACTATGATCGTAGGAAACGGATATACTAAAGATCACGCTGCAATTACTCTTGAAGAATTAAGAGAAAGTGCTGTTTTAAGAGAAATCTTTAACGAATTATATGTTTAA
- the eutM gene encoding ethanolamine utilization microcompartment protein EutM, whose product MKYDALGMIETKGLIGSIEAADAMVKAANVYLVGKEYIGGGLVTVMVRGDVGAVKAATDAGAAAAQRVGELISVHVIPRPHSEVEGILPTTTREEK is encoded by the coding sequence ATGAAATATGATGCATTAGGTATGATTGAAACAAAAGGATTAATAGGATCAATTGAGGCAGCAGACGCTATGGTAAAGGCAGCTAACGTATATCTAGTAGGAAAAGAATACATTGGTGGAGGACTAGTTACAGTAATGGTTAGAGGAGACGTTGGAGCAGTTAAAGCAGCTACAGATGCAGGAGCAGCAGCAGCTCAACGTGTTGGAGAATTAATATCTGTACATGTAATTCCTAGACCTCATTCAGAAGTAGAAGGAATTCTTCCAACAACTACAAGAGAAGAAAAATAA
- a CDS encoding cyclic nucleotide-binding domain-containing protein, producing the protein MNNSSNLISVLKIITQTPLFSALSINESEELLSYLEINEYKKGDFIFLQNGSPNSIYLILNGTVDLIREKEKSQFKINSFSKGDCFGETDLLGILPYMASAIVTEDSTILKLSKTSFHKLSKNNLTLFNKFLFNMTREVCRRLHNTDLLLTDVLNENNNLKKSLK; encoded by the coding sequence ATGAATAACAGTTCCAATTTAATTTCTGTTTTAAAAATTATAACACAAACACCTTTATTCAGTGCTCTTTCAATTAACGAATCTGAAGAACTTTTGTCATATTTAGAAATTAACGAATATAAAAAAGGAGATTTTATTTTTCTACAAAATGGTTCACCAAATAGTATCTATTTAATTTTAAATGGGACTGTTGATCTTATTCGAGAAAAAGAAAAAAGTCAATTTAAAATAAATAGTTTTTCTAAAGGAGATTGTTTTGGAGAAACAGATCTTCTTGGAATATTACCCTATATGGCATCTGCTATAGTCACTGAAGATAGCACAATTTTAAAACTATCAAAAACTTCTTTTCATAAATTATCTAAGAATAATTTAACTCTCTTTAATAAGTTTCTTTTTAATATGACTAGAGAAGTTTGTAGACGATTACATAACACAGACCTGCTTTTAACTGATGTTCTTAATGAAAATAATAACTTAAAAAAATCATTGAAATAA
- a CDS encoding phosphate propanoyltransferase, whose amino-acid sequence METPNLEKLLEEIFRLIEERKKQDKTIPVGISNRHIHLSKEHVEVLFGKDYSFEKIKDLSQVGQFACKETVTICGPKGCIEKVRVLGPERKYTQVEVSAGDCIKLGIKSVVRLSGDITGTPGITVVGPKGSIYLHEGVIVSQRHIHMTPEDATKFNVKDGDKVAIKVTGERGGVLENTIVRVTTASALECHLDVEEANAFGLNSKSRITILEEK is encoded by the coding sequence ATGGAAACACCAAATTTAGAAAAGTTATTAGAAGAGATTTTTAGATTGATAGAAGAAAGAAAGAAACAAGATAAAACAATTCCTGTTGGAATTTCAAACAGACATATACATTTGTCAAAAGAACATGTTGAAGTTTTATTTGGAAAAGATTATTCTTTTGAGAAAATAAAAGATTTATCACAAGTAGGACAATTTGCTTGTAAAGAAACAGTTACTATTTGTGGACCTAAAGGTTGTATAGAAAAAGTAAGAGTTTTAGGACCAGAAAGAAAATATACTCAAGTAGAAGTATCAGCAGGAGACTGTATAAAATTAGGAATAAAATCAGTAGTAAGACTTTCAGGAGATATAACAGGGACTCCAGGAATAACTGTTGTAGGACCTAAAGGAAGTATATATTTACATGAAGGTGTTATAGTTTCTCAAAGACATATTCACATGACTCCAGAAGATGCAACAAAGTTTAATGTAAAAGATGGAGACAAAGTAGCAATAAAAGTTACTGGAGAAAGAGGAGGAGTTTTAGAAAATACAATAGTAAGAGTAACAACTGCCTCAGCTTTAGAGTGTCATTTAGATGTTGAAGAAGCAAATGCTTTTGGTTTAAATTCAAAAAGTAGAATTACAATTTTAGAAGAAAAATAA
- the kal gene encoding 3-aminobutyryl-CoA ammonia lyase has translation MKSMIRMRMSSHDAHYGGNLVDGARMLQLFGDVATELLIQMDGDEGLFKAYDNVEFMAPVFAGDFIEAVGEIVSTGNSSRKMVFEARKVIVPRPDINDSAADVLAEPIVVCRASGTCVTPKDKQRKK, from the coding sequence ATGAAATCAATGATCAGAATGAGAATGAGTTCACATGATGCACATTATGGAGGAAATCTTGTTGATGGTGCAAGAATGCTTCAATTATTTGGAGACGTTGCTACAGAGCTTCTAATTCAAATGGATGGAGACGAAGGATTATTCAAAGCTTATGACAATGTAGAATTTATGGCACCAGTTTTTGCTGGAGACTTCATTGAAGCAGTTGGAGAAATCGTAAGCACTGGAAACAGCTCAAGAAAAATGGTTTTTGAGGCAAGAAAAGTAATTGTTCCTAGACCAGATATTAATGACTCAGCAGCTGATGTACTAGCTGAACCAATAGTTGTATGTAGAGCAAGTGGAACTTGTGTAACTCCTAAAGATAAACAAAGAAAAAAATAA
- a CDS encoding rubredoxin: protein MKKYVCEVCGYVYDPAIGDVDHNIPAGTDFNDLPDSWTCPPCGADKHAFSELKTHETTLDEKFICEVCGYVYDPAIGDVEHGVPVGTAFNDLPDSWTCPPCGADRHAFKKFEY, encoded by the coding sequence ATGAAAAAATATGTATGTGAAGTTTGTGGATATGTTTATGATCCTGCTATTGGTGATGTAGATCACAATATTCCTGCTGGTACTGATTTTAATGATTTGCCTGATTCTTGGACTTGCCCTCCTTGTGGTGCTGATAAACATGCTTTTAGTGAATTAAAAACACATGAAACTACATTAGATGAAAAGTTTATTTGTGAAGTTTGTGGATATGTTTACGACCCTGCTATCGGTGATGTTGAACATGGTGTTCCTGTTGGTACTGCTTTTAATGACTTACCTGATTCTTGGACTTGCCCTCCTTGTGGTGCTGATAGACACGCTTTCAAAAAATTTGAATATTAA
- the kce gene encoding 3-keto-5-aminohexanoate cleavage protein yields the protein MEKLIITAAICGAEVTKEQNPAVPYTVEEIVREAESAYKAGASIIHLHVREDDGTPTQSKERFKACIDAIKEKCPDAIIQPSTGGAVGMTDLERLQPTELGPEMATLDCGTCNFGGDEVFTNTENTIKNFGKIMIERGVKPEIEVFDKGMVDYAIKYAKQGYIKYPMHFDFVLGVQMTASARDLVFISESIPAGSTWTVAGIGRHEFPMAALAITMGGHVRVGFEDNVYIEKGVLAKSNGELVEKVVRLAKELGREIATPAEARKILGLA from the coding sequence ATGGAAAAATTAATAATTACAGCAGCTATTTGTGGAGCTGAGGTAACTAAAGAACAAAACCCAGCAGTACCTTATACTGTTGAAGAGATAGTAAGAGAAGCTGAATCAGCTTATAAAGCAGGAGCATCAATAATTCACCTTCATGTAAGAGAAGACGATGGAACTCCTACACAATCTAAAGAAAGATTTAAAGCTTGTATAGATGCTATCAAAGAAAAATGTCCTGATGCAATAATTCAACCATCTACTGGAGGAGCAGTTGGAATGACTGACCTTGAAAGATTACAACCTACAGAATTAGGACCAGAAATGGCAACTCTAGACTGTGGAACTTGTAACTTTGGAGGAGATGAAGTATTCACAAATACAGAAAATACTATTAAAAACTTTGGAAAAATAATGATAGAAAGAGGAGTAAAACCTGAAATTGAAGTATTTGACAAAGGAATGGTAGATTATGCAATAAAATATGCTAAACAAGGATATATCAAATATCCAATGCACTTTGACTTTGTACTAGGTGTACAAATGACTGCAAGTGCAAGAGATCTTGTTTTCATCAGTGAAAGCATTCCAGCAGGTTCAACTTGGACAGTTGCAGGAATAGGAAGACATGAATTCCCAATGGCAGCTTTAGCAATTACTATGGGAGGACATGTAAGAGTAGGATTTGAAGATAACGTTTATATAGAAAAAGGTGTTCTTGCTAAATCAAATGGAGAGTTAGTAGAAAAAGTTGTAAGACTTGCTAAAGAACTTGGAAGAGAAATTGCTACTCCAGCAGAAGCAAGAAAAATATTAGGATTAGCTTAA